The Desulfatiglans sp. DNA segment ATATAATCCTGATGATCCCGGATGGCAACAGCTATGAATCCCAGAAGGTTGTTGATTACTATCTTAATGGTGAGGCGCAATCACAGATATACAATGATTTTCCTGTTCAGGTGGGGGTTGAGACATCAGAATATGAATACATCTATGATTACACCTATGATAATTCAGTTGACCCGCCTGCGGTAACGGGTTACACCATTGAAGGGTATATCTATCAGGGTTATGACCCTGTAGAGGCATGGAGTGATTTTAATTACCAGATCTGGCTTGACCCTCTGCTTGATTATTTTGCCCATTACCCCTATGTAAATAATACCACAGACTCTGCCTCTGCTGCAACAGCCATGGCCACAGGTTACAAGACAAGAGATGGCTCCATCAGTTATGGGGTAATAGCCAATACCACGGTTGGCCATACAGTCCCTGCAGATGAGACTGTTGATGGGGAATTGGTCTCTTCCTTTGTTCGCCTGACAAACATCACTGATATTGCCAAACTTCTTGGAAAGGCATCTGGCGTTGTATCCAGTGTACCATTAAGCCATGCGACCCCGGCGGGCTTCGTCGCCCATAATCCAGATCGTAATGCCTATATTACCCCTGTAACCGGGATTGCTGATGAAATGATTTTATCCAGCGGTATTGAGGTCATTATGGGCCCAGGCTTTATGGATTATGAGTATAATGGCGATCCGCGTGTTCCGCCACGTGCTGGCAACCGTATTTCAGATGCCACCATTGATACTATAGCCGGGTGGTATGCTGATCCAACCACTGCTCCAGACGGTGGCTTTACTGTTGTTCGCAGCAGGGCAGAATTCCAGGCATTGGGTACAACAGCTACCCCACCTGCGCGCGTCCTCGGTATCCCAAATGTGCGTGAAACCCTCAACTATTATGCCAACAATAAATATCTGGACTCCTATTATATCCCCTTTACCATCGACCGCGCCGCTGATGTGCCGACACTTGATGAAATGGCAGAAGGTGCACTTAATGTTCTCAACCAGTATGATGATGGATTTTTCCTGATGGTGGAAGGCGGGGCTGTTGACTGGGCTAACCATTATGGCTGGCTGTACAGGGCAGATGAGGCTACACGGTTAGCAAACGGAGAGACCCCCGGACCATGGGGTATCTTAATTGAAGAGATGGATGATTTTAACAAGGCTGTTGAGGCTGTTCATGCATGGGTAGAGGCAAACAGCAACTGGAACGAAACACTGCTTATTGTTGTGCCTGACCATGACACCGGTTTTGTATGGGGCGAAAATTCAAAGCAGGATGGCGACACAGCCGTCTTTAATCCAGTAATTAATAATGGGGCTGGCAATATGCCTGGTTTCAACTGGTATACATGGTGGCACAGCAATATGCTTGTTCCTCTGTATGCAAAAGGGGCTGGCGCAGAGCGTTTTACCAATTATATAAAGGGCGCTGACCCGAGATATGGTTCCTATATTAACAATGTGGATATCTTCAAGGTGATGCATTATAGTTTCCTGAAAAACAAGCTTGCCGGGTTAATCACCCAGGCAACATCACTTCATGTGAACGATGCCACAATGCTTTCAAGGCTTCATGCCGCTGATTTGGCGCTTGATGAGAGAAAAATAACTGCTGCGTCTCAGCATCTCGTAAACTTCATAGCCGCAGTTAACGCAAATGCCTCCCTTGCATCATCAGGCATGGCAGCTAAGGCTGAGGCACTTGTTGACGCTATTGCGCCGCATGCAAACAACGCTGGATGGTAACAGTAATTTACGGTTAATATTAAGCAATGGGCAGTGATTTTTTGCTGCCCATAAAAAATGAAGCAATATGGTTATAATAAAAGGGAGGCAATAGCCTCCCTTTTATTTGAGTTTATGGTTATTTATTTGGCGCCTCATCAGCGTTATCAAACCATTTAAAATATTCCATTGTACCTGTAGTCCCTGATTTTACGAGCGCCTGTTTTTTTTCATCTTTAAGGTTAAAATCAGTGGTATTTACACCCAGTGTGTCTATGTACACGGTTCTGGCCCAGTCATCACTGTGAAGGTGGATACTCTGCTGTGCGTTTAAGACTGTGTTAATTAAGCCCCATGTATAATCCATGAAGTTATCAATCTTTTTTGTAACAGGTTCCGCATGGTCGCGGAATAGCGCTATCTCCTCCTTTGTGTCAAGCCTGAACCCCAGGGTCTGTTTGTTATAGATATATTTAGAAACAGGACGGCGCATTCTCTTTACCTTTTTATTAATCTTCTCGTAATATTTTGTTTCAACGCCTCCATCACCGCTGACATACTTCTCCCTGTCAAATAATTTTACCGGGTAGTTATCCAGAACGCCTCCATCCACATATATATCACCCCGAATGCTCCTTTTTGCTGCAAAGAATAGAGGTATGGACATGGAGATGCGGACAGCATCTGCCACGCACATCCTGGGGGTATGCTCAGGTGAAAAGACCTCTGAAAAGCCTGTGGATAAATTAGTCCCCATAAAATAGAGGGACTTGAATTTTCCCTTTTCCTTCATTGCTTCAATATCCCCAAAGGTGCTCTCGCTGTTGCCTGTCTTCTTTTTTATCTGTTTCCCTATCCAGTCCCGGAAAAAATCGCCCTTATACCACCCGTATTCATCTATTAACCTCTTGGCATCCCTTACCACGCCCCATGAATCATCCATCAGCTTTTTAAAATCGAGTGACCAGAGCACCTCCTTTGTCTCTTTCTGGCTGAAATTAAGCCCAACAAGAATGGCATTTATGGCCCCTGCGGATGTCCCTCCAACCCTCTCTATATTCTTTAATATCTCCTTTGCCTTTAAAACATCAAGCGCCCCCACATAGGCAATGCCCTTGACACCACCACCCTCAAACACTAGATTTTTAAAGTTATATGGCATGTGATCTCCTCCTTTTTATTTATATTTTTTACCCCTGGGCGGGCTTGGTTTGCCTCGTTTTGAAGATTGCTGCGAGTGCGATCCTGCTTGTGATGGCTTTTTTCCAGCCCTATTGATTTTTCTGCCCGATCGGGTTTTTGATTCCGGACCTGCATTTTTTCCTGAACCAGTGGTCTTGCTATTACGGGCCGGCAATCGCTGCGCTGAGGCCTTTTTCCTGGCAACCATCTCTTTTATGGCCCTATCTACCTCTTTGTCTCTTGATGCGCCATTGGGACGAAAAATAAGAAAATTAGCAGCGTCGCTATCCTCGGTGTAGCCCTCAACCTTTTCAACCGGAATCTTCTGCTTTAGCAGTTTTTCAATAGCCTTAAGATGTACCTTATCATCCTGGGTAATAAGCGAGATGGCTATACCTTTTTCCCCGGCTCTTCCAGTGCGACCGATGCGGTGAACATAGTCTTCCGGGATGCCCGGCATATCGTAATTAACCACATAGGGCAGATTACTTATATCCAGCCCCCTTGCAGCCACATCTGTTGCCACAAGGACACGG contains these protein-coding regions:
- a CDS encoding alkaline phosphatase, with protein sequence MNYKKTSLSINLAVLCIIVSMMLFTGCNEKTVTGNTEPTTPATYTPVTYNNLPGNVKNIILMIPDGNSYESQKVVDYYLNGEAQSQIYNDFPVQVGVETSEYEYIYDYTYDNSVDPPAVTGYTIEGYIYQGYDPVEAWSDFNYQIWLDPLLDYFAHYPYVNNTTDSASAATAMATGYKTRDGSISYGVIANTTVGHTVPADETVDGELVSSFVRLTNITDIAKLLGKASGVVSSVPLSHATPAGFVAHNPDRNAYITPVTGIADEMILSSGIEVIMGPGFMDYEYNGDPRVPPRAGNRISDATIDTIAGWYADPTTAPDGGFTVVRSRAEFQALGTTATPPARVLGIPNVRETLNYYANNKYLDSYYIPFTIDRAADVPTLDEMAEGALNVLNQYDDGFFLMVEGGAVDWANHYGWLYRADEATRLANGETPGPWGILIEEMDDFNKAVEAVHAWVEANSNWNETLLIVVPDHDTGFVWGENSKQDGDTAVFNPVINNGAGNMPGFNWYTWWHSNMLVPLYAKGAGAERFTNYIKGADPRYGSYINNVDIFKVMHYSFLKNKLAGLITQATSLHVNDATMLSRLHAADLALDERKITAASQHLVNFIAAVNANASLASSGMAAKAEALVDAIAPHANNAGW
- a CDS encoding patatin-like phospholipase family protein, translated to MPYNFKNLVFEGGGVKGIAYVGALDVLKAKEILKNIERVGGTSAGAINAILVGLNFSQKETKEVLWSLDFKKLMDDSWGVVRDAKRLIDEYGWYKGDFFRDWIGKQIKKKTGNSESTFGDIEAMKEKGKFKSLYFMGTNLSTGFSEVFSPEHTPRMCVADAVRISMSIPLFFAAKRSIRGDIYVDGGVLDNYPVKLFDREKYVSGDGGVETKYYEKINKKVKRMRRPVSKYIYNKQTLGFRLDTKEEIALFRDHAEPVTKKIDNFMDYTWGLINTVLNAQQSIHLHSDDWARTVYIDTLGVNTTDFNLKDEKKQALVKSGTTGTMEYFKWFDNADEAPNK